The sequence GATTAAGGTGCCGCCGCTCTATCGCGGCGGGCGTGGCAAATACTCAATCTCAAGGAGAAATTGACGAGATGTACTCTTTAACGAACGTTCAAAAACATTACACAAAGCGTGGCCAGCAGGTCACCGCATTGTGCGATGTCAGCTTGGAGATCGAGTCCGGAGAGTATCTGGCTCTGGTCGGCGCGAGCGGCAGCGGAAAGACGACATTGCTATCGATTCTCGGAGCCATGCTCGCACCAAGCGACGGAGTGCTCCACTTTGATGGGCAATCGCTCTATCAGATGACGGTTCGCGAACGTGCCAGCCTCCGGCGGCAGCGGTTTGGGTTCGTGTTTCAGACGTTCAATCTGATTCCCTACCTGACAGCACTGGAAAACGTGCAAGCGCCGATGATGCTCTGCGGCATCCCTAAGGCCGACCAGGCATGCAAAGCCGCCGGGTTGCTCGATCGGTTCGATCTGGGCGACCGCATGCACCATCGACCATCGGAGTTGAGTGTGGGACAACAGCAGCGCGTGGCGTTGGCCCGAACGCTGGCAAATGACCCCCGCATCATTCTAGCGGACGAGCCAACTGGAAACCTCGATCCGCAGACGCGAGACGTGGTGCTGGCGACGCTCGATAGCTTCCACCGCGAGGGCCGCACGATCATCGTCGTGACCCACGATCCGGCGGTGGCCAAGCGTGCCCAGCGGCGGCTCTCGCTATCAAGTGGCTCCATCGTGGATGACTCTTCCTGTGTCTTGAGCAAATGCGCGTAGTAATACGCAAAAGATGGTCGCCCTCACTATACGCTGCCTGTTCGGGGGCCAGTGGAGCAGGCTTTCACACTTCCCAACTGAGGAGAAGATGATGTCGAAAATGCAATGGATGACGGTCGCCGGCGGGTTGCTAATGGCGCTGACAGTCGCTGCCGGTTGCAACCAGAATGCCAGCGGGCCGGCGGTCCCACCGGTCAACGGCGGCGAAGGGCATGCGGACCACGCCGAGCACGCCCATGCTACCGTAGGCCCTCATGGGGGCGACCTAATCGAACTGGGCAACGAAGAGTACCACGCCGAACTGTTGCATGACGAAAGGGCCGGCACCGTCACAATCTACATTCTCGATGCCCACGCAAAGGCCGCCGTGCCGATCGATGCGACGGAACTGACGATCAACCTGAAACACGACGGACAGGCTGAACAGTTCAAGCTGGCTGCATCACCAGACGCAGGTGATCCGCCGGGAGAATCGTCGCGGTTCACTTCGAGCGACGCTGAGTTGGGTGAAGACCTTGAGCATGAAGGAGCCGAGCCCCAACTCGTCGTCACGATCAACGGCAAGCAGTATCGGGGAAAGATCGAGCACGGTGATCACGGACACGAGGGTGGCCACAAGCACTGATTGGGAATTCTCTCGCACGACAGCAAAAGAGAGGAGGCCACGGATGGCCGATACTGAACAACGCGGACGCAAGCCGGTATTCGATCCTTGCACCAGGAAGCTGCTGGCCGACTTGATGCGACAGAACGGCGCACGGCGAGCGCGCGAGCTTGCCCCCGTCTCCATTTCGGTTGGCACCCTTCTGAAGATTGCCGGGGAACATGGCATCAAGCTCAAGAAAGGACGCCGACCGAAAAGCGCGGCGTAAACGCTGGCAGGATTGGTCCGAAAGGTAACGATGGGCGACACGAACATCCGTCATTTTCGCATAGCGGGCATGGACTGCGCCGAAGAAGTCGCCGTCCTCAAACGCGAGCTGGGACCGCTGGTTGGAGGAGAGGAGCGACTTTCCTTCGATGTGCTGCGCGGGCGGCTGACGCTGTCTGCTGAGGCATCGGACGTCGGCTCGCGACAAGTGATGGATGCTGTGGCAAAAACAGGGATGCGCGCCGAACCGTGGAGCGAGGCGTCTTCAGACGCTGCACGGACGGGATTGTGGCAGCGTTGGGGACGTGCGGCGCTGACGGGCTTGAGCGGCATGGCCATTGCCGTCGCCGTCACGCTGCATGCATGGCTCACCGGCAGTGTGACGGCGGCCTTCGGCGCGGAATCGACGACCGTTCCGTGGGCAGTGAGGATTGTTTACGGGCTGGCGGTTGTGTCCGGCGCTTGGGTCGTCGCCCCGAAGGCCTGGTACGCCGCGCGGCGGCTCCGGCCGGACATGAATCTGCTGATGATGGTCGCTGTGCTGGGCGCGGCGTTGATCGGAGAGTGGTTCGAGGCGGCTGCCGTCGCTTTCCTTTTCTCGCTTTCGTTGCTGCTGGAATCGTGGAGCGTCGGTCGGGCACGACGTGCCGTGGCGGCACTAATGGACCTAGCGCCGCCGACCGTCCGGCTTCGTACCGGCGACGGCGAGGAATCGCTGGTCGCGCCGGATGAGGTTTCGGTAGGTGCGACATTCATCGTCAAGCCGGGCGAACGCATCCCGCTCGATGGCGAAGTGCTGGAAGGCAGCAGCCACGTTAACCAGGCTCCAATTACGGGCGAAAGCAAACCCGTTGTTAAACAGGCCGCAGCGAGCGTTTTCGCTGGGACGATCAATGGTGATGGGGCCTTGCTGATCCGCTCTAGCAAGCCGGTTGGTGAGACCACGCTGGCGAATATTTTCCGCTTGGTCGGTGAAGCGCACTCGCGGAAAGCGCCGTCGGAACAGTGGGTGGAAAAGTTTGCCCGCGTTTATACGCCGGGAGTCATGGCAACAGCGCTGGCCGTCCTGCTGGTTCCGCCGGTGTTGTTCGGCGGCTCCTGGGAATACTGGCTCTATAATGCCTTGGTTTTGCTCGTCATCGCGTGCCCTTGCGCTTTGGTGATTTCAACTCCCGTCAGTATTGTCGCCAGCCTCACGGCGGCGGCACGGCAAGGGGTCTTGGTGAAAGGGGGCGTCTTCATTGAAGCGCCGGCCCGGTTGCAGGCCATCGCTTTCGACAAGACGGGAACGCTGACGCAAGGCAAGCCTAGCGTCGTGGAAGTCATTCCTTTGAATGGGCACGACGAAGCCGAACTCATGGAACGAGCACTTGCTTTGGAATCACGGAGTGAACACCCCTCGGCCCACGCGATTGTCGAGTACGCCACACAGAAAGGAATCAAGGCGTCTCCAGCCGATGACTTCCAGGTGATTCAAGGGAAGGGTGCTGAAGGGCACTTTAATGGAAGGCTGTTCTGGCTCGGATCGCACCGCTACCTGGAGGAGCGTGGGCAAGAAATCCAGCAGATCCATGACCGGCTTGAAGAGATGGCGGGGACGGGGCGTTCGGTCGTGGTTGTCGGCAACGAGGAGCATGTGTGTGGATTGATTGGGCTGGCCGATACGATCCGCCCTACCACACGCCACACCCTCGAACGGCTCCGAGAGGCCGGAGTCCAACATCTCATCATGCTGACGGGCGATAATGCCCCAACTGCCCGAGTAATCGCGGAACAGGTAGGGCTGACGGAATTCCGCGCCGAATTGCTCCCCGAAGACAAGATCGCGGCCGTCGAAACCCTGGTTTCCGAGTACGGTAATGTGGCGATGGTTGGTGATGGCGTCAACGACGCCCCGGCTTTGGCGCGGGCTTCGGTGGGGATCGCGATGGGAGCCGCCGGAACGGATGCCGCCATCGAAACGGCCGACATTGCCTTGATGACCGACGACCTATCGCGATTGCCCTGGTTGATCCAACACTCTCGGCGCACGCTGACGATCATTCGCCAGAACATTTCGTTTTCACTGGCGATAAAGGCTCTCTTCGTCGGCCTGACGTTCTTCGGAATGGCATCGCTATGGGCGGCAATCGCAGCAGACATGGGAGCATCGTTGCTCGTCATCTTCAATGGCCTGCGGCTGCTCCATCCGGGCAATGTGAATGCACAGAGTTGAGGTCGAATGGTGGAAGACTGGCGATATTGGCGAAGAGTAAAGGGTTGTCGCATGGAAATTGAATTGTGAAGTAGACAGCGTCGAAGCAAATGATGCGGTAGGGAATCGCCGCATTTTCGGAATAGGAAGGGAGTCCGACGATGGCCGATGATGTTTCCACAAAACGCCTTAGGCGATGGCGTTGGTGTCGCGCTGCGATTTCTCTATTTGGTGCTTGGGTTACTCTCGCCGCGATTGTTGATGGGCAATGCGCACATGGCCAGCAACCTGTGGTGAGCGCCGCTCCACAGCCACCCATCTTGCCGACGCCGGAACCTGAGACAGTTCCTCCTGGAACGCCGCAGCGCTTGCTACAACTGGCGGACTTGGAGCACATGGCCATGAACGCGAACCCGGCAATCATCCGGGCGTCGGCGCTCGTCGGCGCAGCACGCGGGAACCTCGTGCAAGTAGGTTTGCCGCCGAATCCGACCGTTGGCTATGACGGCCAACAACTGGGGAGTGGTGGACGCGCCGAACAGCACGGGATCACGTTCAGCCAGGAAATTGTCCGTGGCGGTAAACTGCGGCTGAATCGGGCCGTGGCGGAACAAGAGATGGCCCGCGCTCAGCAAGAACTGGCGGTCGCGCAGCAACGCGTGCTCACGGATGTGCGGGTAGACTTTTACCAAGTGCTACTGGCGCAGCGGCAGATTGACCTCACTGAGACCTTGGTCCGAATCAGCAGGCAGGGAGCGAGCGCGGTTGATGCGCTGGTCAAAGCGAAGGAAGGGACACGCGCGGACGTGCTACAGGCTCAACTCGAAGTTGAGAATGCCCAAGTTCTCGCGCGCAATGCCCGCAACCGGCATGACGCGGCGTGGCGAGGCCTCAGCGCCATTGTTGGTCAACCCGACTTGCCGCAGCAGGCCCTTGACGGAGATGCCTATGCGCCGCCAAAGGAGATCGAATTCCACGACGCCTTGGGGCGATTGCAATCGACAAGCCCTGAAGTCGCCGCGGCAATGAGTGAAATTAGCCGGGCCCGCGCCGCGCTTGAACGGGCACGCGTCGAGCCCATTCCCAATGTCAACGTGCAGGGGCTAATCAACGTCGTTGACAACGGCATTGCCGGCAAACCAGATGCAGGAGTTGCCGTATCGATACCGATTCCTGTGTTCAATCGCAACCAAGGGGCAGTTCTCAAGGCTCAGCATGAAATCGCCGCTGCGGAACAGGCGCTTCAGCAACTCGAACTGGGCCTGCAAACGCGGCTGGCCCCCGTTTTCGAGCGTTATGACAACGCCCGAAATCAAGTGGAGCGTTACCGCCAGGCGATTTTGCCTGCGGCCCAAGAGTCGTTAGAACTCACTCGCAAAATGTACGAAGCGGGCGAGGCAAACTTTCTCTCGCTCTTGACAGCGCAACGGACGTTTTCGCAGACCAATCTGAACTACCTAGAAGCAGTGCGCGAACTGCGAGTTTCAGAGACCGAAATTGAAGGCTTGCTCCTCCGCGATAGTCTTATTAACGGGCCGGCAAGGTAGAAACCAGAATTGTCACTACACCGATCCAATCACACATGCACGAGTTGGCAACCCAAGGTGTCCGATGATTCGCCCGATAACATTCCGCCGTGCGGCCATTCTCGCCCTGTAGCCGATGTTTTGAATACGGCTAAGGATTGGAAACACCTCTCGGCGCGTTCTGCGGAAGTGTTGATTGAACCCGACACGCCTTGCAGCGTCAGCTATCCGGCGATAATATTCGGATAATCGAATATCCGAATTAGAGGCCCCAATGCGCGATCCATCCACCGACAACTTGGTCGCCGCCGCACTGCTGAAGGCGTTTTCTCACCCGACGCGGCTGGCCATCTTGCAGGAACTGATTGCTGGTCCAAAGTGCGTAACGGACATGGAGGAGATTCTCCCCGCACGGCAAGCCAACATCTCGCAGCACTTGGCTGTGCTGCGCCACGCCCAACTTGTTGACTACGCTCAGGACGGTGCGCTGCGTTGCTACTACCTCTGCCGCCCGAAGTTGGTCGAAGACATGCTCACTCTCGTCGCTCGGAATGACCAGGCTGTAAAACGGACCTCGGCCGAAATCCAAGCCGACAAGGACCGATTGGCCGCTGCGCTCGCGCGTTCCGCAGCCCCGGACAAAAAGGCGACCAAGCTACGTCGAGGGAGCGTCCGAGCAAAATGAGACGCATCTACCTGGATTACAACGCGACGACGCCTTTGGCCGCGGAAGTGGCCGAAGCGATGGAGCCGTTCCTGCGTGCCGCGTTTGGCAATCCATCTAGTTTGCATTGGGCCGGAATCCCCGCTCGCGACGCGGTTGAGGAAGCCCGCTCGCACGTCGCATCGCTGCTCAGTTGCGACGCGACCGAAATCGTTTTCACATCGGGTGGAACCGAGGCGAACAATCACGCGATTAAGGGGCTGTTTTTCGCACGCCGAGAAGCCGGAGCACCCTTCCACATAATTACCAGCCAAGTGGAACATCCGGCCATCCTTGAACCCTGCCGATTTCTCGAAG comes from Phycisphaerae bacterium and encodes:
- a CDS encoding ABC transporter ATP-binding protein; this encodes MYSLTNVQKHYTKRGQQVTALCDVSLEIESGEYLALVGASGSGKTTLLSILGAMLAPSDGVLHFDGQSLYQMTVRERASLRRQRFGFVFQTFNLIPYLTALENVQAPMMLCGIPKADQACKAAGLLDRFDLGDRMHHRPSELSVGQQQRVALARTLANDPRIILADEPTGNLDPQTRDVVLATLDSFHREGRTIIVVTHDPAVAKRAQRRLSLSSGSIVDDSSCVLSKCA
- a CDS encoding heavy metal translocating P-type ATPase → MGDTNIRHFRIAGMDCAEEVAVLKRELGPLVGGEERLSFDVLRGRLTLSAEASDVGSRQVMDAVAKTGMRAEPWSEASSDAARTGLWQRWGRAALTGLSGMAIAVAVTLHAWLTGSVTAAFGAESTTVPWAVRIVYGLAVVSGAWVVAPKAWYAARRLRPDMNLLMMVAVLGAALIGEWFEAAAVAFLFSLSLLLESWSVGRARRAVAALMDLAPPTVRLRTGDGEESLVAPDEVSVGATFIVKPGERIPLDGEVLEGSSHVNQAPITGESKPVVKQAAASVFAGTINGDGALLIRSSKPVGETTLANIFRLVGEAHSRKAPSEQWVEKFARVYTPGVMATALAVLLVPPVLFGGSWEYWLYNALVLLVIACPCALVISTPVSIVASLTAAARQGVLVKGGVFIEAPARLQAIAFDKTGTLTQGKPSVVEVIPLNGHDEAELMERALALESRSEHPSAHAIVEYATQKGIKASPADDFQVIQGKGAEGHFNGRLFWLGSHRYLEERGQEIQQIHDRLEEMAGTGRSVVVVGNEEHVCGLIGLADTIRPTTRHTLERLREAGVQHLIMLTGDNAPTARVIAEQVGLTEFRAELLPEDKIAAVETLVSEYGNVAMVGDGVNDAPALARASVGIAMGAAGTDAAIETADIALMTDDLSRLPWLIQHSRRTLTIIRQNISFSLAIKALFVGLTFFGMASLWAAIAADMGASLLVIFNGLRLLHPGNVNAQS
- a CDS encoding TolC family protein, producing MADDVSTKRLRRWRWCRAAISLFGAWVTLAAIVDGQCAHGQQPVVSAAPQPPILPTPEPETVPPGTPQRLLQLADLEHMAMNANPAIIRASALVGAARGNLVQVGLPPNPTVGYDGQQLGSGGRAEQHGITFSQEIVRGGKLRLNRAVAEQEMARAQQELAVAQQRVLTDVRVDFYQVLLAQRQIDLTETLVRISRQGASAVDALVKAKEGTRADVLQAQLEVENAQVLARNARNRHDAAWRGLSAIVGQPDLPQQALDGDAYAPPKEIEFHDALGRLQSTSPEVAAAMSEISRARAALERARVEPIPNVNVQGLINVVDNGIAGKPDAGVAVSIPIPVFNRNQGAVLKAQHEIAAAEQALQQLELGLQTRLAPVFERYDNARNQVERYRQAILPAAQESLELTRKMYEAGEANFLSLLTAQRTFSQTNLNYLEAVRELRVSETEIEGLLLRDSLINGPAR
- a CDS encoding winged helix-turn-helix transcriptional regulator, with product MRDPSTDNLVAAALLKAFSHPTRLAILQELIAGPKCVTDMEEILPARQANISQHLAVLRHAQLVDYAQDGALRCYYLCRPKLVEDMLTLVARNDQAVKRTSAEIQADKDRLAAALARSAAPDKKATKLRRGSVRAK